In Humulus lupulus chromosome 7, drHumLupu1.1, whole genome shotgun sequence, the following are encoded in one genomic region:
- the LOC133790356 gene encoding linoleate 13S-lipoxygenase 2-1, chloroplastic-like, with translation MSTTKMLVKPTHSNTSQILYHRRPQKKPFVHGVDGATSSFQILSLPKRHKTSRRTRRVCSTTGPRSCTIKAVASSSSPSTTTDQFQQEVQSSVDEIEEAIAVKAVVTVQPTVTGFIRNLGIGRGLDDIQDLLGKTFLLELVSAELDPKTGEEKETVQGYAHKLGKKEDGVKYEASFKVPVNFGRIGAVLVENEHHREMYVSDIVLDGLSNGPVNIICGSWVHSKFDNPEKRIFFTSKSYLPSQTPSGLRRHREEELVNLRGNGEGERKHIDRIYDYDVYNDIGDPDRKLKLGRPVLGGEERPYPRRCRTGRPPCESDSLSEKRTGRFYVPRDECFSEIKQLTFSAKTLYSVLHALSPSLATVMVDRDLGFPYLTAIDALFSKGVDLPPIGTDGFLRKVMPRVVKTIKDSGQDVLRFEPPETINRDKLFWFRDEEFARQTLAGLNPCSIRLITEWPIKSKLDPAIYGPQESSITEDMINQEIGGIMKVDEAIKQKKLFILDYHDLLLPFVHSVRELKGTTLYGSRTVFFLNPDGTLRPLAIELTRPPHLDTPHWSQVFSPCWHSTGVWLWRLAKVHVLAHDSGYHQLVAHWLKTHSVTEPYVIATNRQLSVMHPVHRLLHPHFRYTMEINALAREALINADGTIETAFSPGKYSVELSSVAYDQEWRFDLQALPADLISRGMAVEDPTAPHGLKLSIEDYPYANDGLIMWDTIKQWVTDYVNHYYPNASLVESDHELQAWWTEIRTVGHADKKDEPWWPVLNTPKDLIEILTTMVWVTSGYHAAVNFGQYTYGGYFPNRPTIARTNIPSEDPDEEEWKAFVKKPESALLKCFPSQLQATRVMAVLDILSNHSPDEEYLGEKMEKAWADDPVIKAAFERFNGRLKVLEGIIDERNEDSNLRNRNGAGIIPYELLKPFSTPGVTGKGVPYSISI, from the exons ATGAGCACCACAAAGATGTTAGTGAAGCCTACTCACTCAAACACATCTCAAATCCTCTACCACCGACGGCCACAGAAAAAACCCTTCGTCCACGGCGTCGACGGTGCAACGTCGTCGTTTCAAATCCTCTCACTACCTAAACGACACAAAACCAGTCGTCGTACACGTCGCGTTTGCAGTACCACCGGTCCCAGAAGTTGTACCATAAAAGCCGTCGCCAGTAGTAGTTCTCCAAGTACTACTACTGATCAGTTTCAGCAAGAAGTTCAGTCATCTGTGGATGAGATTGAGGAAGCCATTGCCGTTAAAGCGGTGGTTACTGTACAGCCAACGGTCACCGGTTTCATCAGAAACCTTGGGATAGGCCGTGGTCTTGATGATATACAAGATTTGCTTGGTAAAACGTTCCTCTTGGAGCTTGTTAGTGCAGAGCTTGATCCCA AGACTGGAGAAGAGAAGGAGACCGTTCAAGGATATGCACATAAATTGGGCAAAAAAGAGGATGGGGTAAAATATGAAGCAAGCTTTAAAGTTCCCGTCAATTTTGGACGTATTGGAGCTGTTTTAGTGGAGAATGAGCACCATAGAGAGATGTATGTGTCAGACATAGTCCTCGATGGCTTATCCAATGGCCCTGTAAATATCATATGTGGTTCATGGGTTCACTCCAAGTTCGACAATCCTGAAAAGAGAATATTTTTCACCTCTAAG TCATATTTGCCATCACAAACACCAAGTGGATTGAGAAGACACAGAGAAGAAGAGCTTGTGAACTTGAGAGGTAATGGAGAAGGAGAACGAAAACATATTGATAGAATATACGATTACGATGTGTACAATGACATCGGTGACCCTGATCGGAAGTTGAAGCTCGGAAGGCCGGTGCTCGGCGGTGAAGAGCGCCCTTATCCCCGGCGCTGCAGGACTGGACGTCCACCTTGTGAATCAG ATTCATTGTCTGAGAAAAGGACTGGAAGGTTTTATGTACCAAGGGACGAGTGCTTCTCGGAGATAAAGCAGCTAACTTTTTCAGCAAAGACTTTGTACTCAGTATTGCATGCGTTGTCACCTTCCCTAGCCACTGTGATGGTCGACAGAGACCTTGGCTTCCCTTACCTGACCGCCATTGATGCTCTTTTCAGCAAAGGAGTTGACTTGCCTCCCATTGGCACCGATGGCTTTCTCAGAAAAGTCATGCCTCGTGTTGTCAAGACCATCAAAGACAGTGGCCAAGACGTCTTGCGTTTTGAGCCCCCTGAGACTATTAACA GGGACAAGCTGTTTTGGTTTAGGGATGAGGAGTTTGCTAGGCAAACTCTTGCTGGGCTTAACCCTTGCAGCATTCGCTTGATCACA GAATGGCCAATTAAGAGCAAACTCGACCCTGCGATTTATGGTCCACAAGAATCATCAATCACAGAAGACATGATAAATCAAGAGATTGGCGGCATCATGAAAGTTGATGAG GCCATAAAACAGAAGAAGTTGTTTATATTAGATTACCATGATCTGCTACTACCATTCGTTCACTCAGTACGAGAACTTAAAGGAACAACTTTGTATGGATCAAGGACAGTCTTTTTCCTAAACCCAGATGGCACTTTGAGGCCATTAGCCATTGAGCTGACTCGGCCACCGCATTTGGATACGCCTCACTGGAGCCAAGTTTTCTCACCTTGTTGGCATTCCACAGGAGTTTGGCTATGGAGGCTAGCTAAAGTTCATGTTCTTGCTCATGATTCTGGTTATCATCAACTTGTTGCTCATTG GCTAAAGACTCACTCTGTTACAGAACCATATGTGATTGCCACAAATAGGCAACTTAGTGTAATGCATCCAGTCCATAGGCTATTGCATCCTCATTTTCGGTACACAATGGAGATCAATGCACTTGCTCGAGAAGCGCTTATCAATGCAGATGGTACCATTGAGACTGCATTTTCACCAGGAAAGTACTCTGTTGAGCTTAGCTCAGTCGCATATGACCAGGAGTGGAGATTTGATTTACAAGCATTGCCTGCAGATCTCATTAGCAG GGGAATGGCTGTTGAGGATCCTACTGCTCCACATGGTCTAAAGCTCTCAATTGAAGACTACCCTTATGCAAACGATGGCCTCATAATGTGGGATACTATCAAACAATGGGTGACAGACTATGTCAATCATTACTACCCAAATGCTAGTCTTGTCGAGTCTGATCACGAGCTCCAAGCATGGTGGACAGAAATTCGAACAGTAGGCCATGCTGACAAAAAAGATGAACCATGGTGGCCTGTCCTTAACACCCCAAAAGATCTCATAGAGATACTTACAACCATGGTGTGGGTGACCTCTGGTTACCATGCAGCAGTGAACTTTGGTCAATATACTTATGGTGGTTACTTCCCTAACCGACCTACAATTGCTAGAACTAATATCCCAAGCGAAGATCCCGATGAGGAGGAATGGAAAGCATTTGTTAAGAAACCTGAGTCTGCTCTTTTGAAATGCTTCCCTTCACAGCTTCAAGCAACAAGGGTCATGGCTGTTCTAGACATTTTGTCGAACCATTCTCCGGACGAGGAGTATCTTGGAGAGAAGATGGAGAAGGCTTGGGCTGACGATCCTGTGATAAAAGCAGCATTTGAACGATTTAATGGAAGGTTGAAGGTGCTGGAGGGAATTATTGATGAGAGAAATGAAGACTCTAATTTGAGAAATAGAAATGGAGCTGGGATTATTCCTTATGAGCTCTTAAAACCATTCTCAACTCCTGGTGTGACCGGGAAAGGTGTACCATATAGCATTTCTATATGA